The following proteins are encoded in a genomic region of Candidatus Diapherotrites archaeon:
- a CDS encoding ribonuclease H-like domain-containing protein: MDFFYLDIETVPNDKELYLSLPEEGRKKLLNPIDSRIVAIGMKRKENEAQIFYGEDEKSILTQFWSALAESRKTNGSYQLVGFNIKDFDLPFLVTRSFIQEVKILPFVVKEVVDVRESLSAFKYGHTRGKLKEYGALMGLSIIDDIDGSRVAERYWAGEHAKIQEYLRKDLEITQAMHTRMKDLGITDILRW; encoded by the coding sequence ATGGATTTCTTTTACCTCGACATCGAGACCGTTCCCAACGACAAGGAGCTGTATCTTTCCCTGCCCGAGGAGGGGCGGAAGAAGCTATTGAATCCCATTGATTCGCGCATCGTGGCAATTGGAATGAAGAGAAAGGAGAATGAGGCCCAGATTTTTTATGGGGAGGACGAAAAAAGTATCTTGACCCAATTCTGGTCGGCCCTCGCGGAAAGCCGAAAAACGAATGGGTCATACCAATTGGTGGGTTTCAACATCAAGGATTTCGATCTTCCATTCCTCGTGACCCGGAGCTTCATCCAGGAGGTGAAGATCCTTCCCTTCGTGGTCAAGGAAGTCGTGGATGTGAGGGAATCCTTATCTGCGTTCAAATATGGCCACACCCGGGGGAAGCTGAAGGAATACGGGGCCCTCATGGGTTTATCTATCATAGATGACATCGATGGCTCCCGCGTCGCGGAACGCTATTGGGCAGGAGAGCATGCCAAAATCCAGGAGTATTTGCGCAAGGACCTTGAGATTACCCAAGCCATGCACACCCGCATGAAAGACCTGGGTATTACGGATATCCTGCGCTGGTGA
- a CDS encoding NYN domain-containing protein, with translation MIFIDGSNLYHSLKRNFNTAKIDFEKFGMHLIGKDDLITIFYYTAPVHQNDDPVAYQSQQKFLANLAKVKRMKIFFGRLEKRENNHKVEKGVDVKLVVDLLKNAFENKFDKAILVSNDADFVPAIEEVQTLGKKVINVAFPKTKSFHLNKTCDETIQIIDIIKLLKEKSI, from the coding sequence ATGATTTTCATTGATGGAAGCAATCTCTATCATTCCCTCAAAAGGAACTTTAACACGGCTAAAATTGATTTTGAAAAATTTGGCATGCATCTGATTGGAAAGGATGACTTGATTACTATCTTCTACTATACTGCTCCCGTGCATCAAAATGATGATCCTGTGGCGTACCAATCCCAGCAAAAATTTCTTGCAAATCTGGCCAAAGTAAAAAGAATGAAGATATTCTTCGGTCGTCTCGAAAAACGAGAAAACAATCACAAAGTTGAAAAAGGAGTGGACGTCAAGCTGGTAGTCGATTTACTGAAAAACGCATTCGAAAACAAGTTTGATAAGGCCATCCTCGTATCCAACGATGCTGATTTTGTTCCAGCTATCGAGGAAGTTCAAACCCTTGGAAAGAAAGTTATCAACGTTGCATTTCCAAAAACAAAGTCATTCCACTTGAATAAAACATGTGATGAAACAATTCAGATAATTGATATTATAAAATTACTGAAAGAAAAATCTATTTAA
- a CDS encoding polyprenyl synthetase family protein → MPVHFSMPFEKNITLEMDSNYTQKVQEAVRHGKHVRPWLMRRVCEKMDLDYKPLEAAAMGIEMIHQASLLHDDVIDGDLERRGTENDAAQNGVSHSILFGDFLFLQGMKHFHESQYPPAIPRAVVETVSGMAEHQLKESEGRITDLDAYLAYAEAKTGGLFALCARIPLLYYEMNHPPAETFSHHYGLAYQIADDLSEKHPEKDGVNILHFLPREKAVSRFHTLRTQLGKMDFIPVEELTFIPFIE, encoded by the coding sequence ATGCCTGTTCATTTTTCTATGCCATTTGAAAAGAATATAACTCTTGAAATGGATTCAAATTACACCCAAAAAGTGCAGGAAGCCGTGCGCCATGGGAAACACGTCCGACCTTGGCTCATGCGCCGTGTCTGCGAAAAAATGGATCTGGATTACAAACCCCTCGAAGCGGCCGCGATGGGCATCGAAATGATCCATCAAGCCTCCCTTCTGCATGACGATGTCATTGATGGGGACCTGGAACGCCGGGGAACAGAAAATGATGCCGCCCAGAATGGGGTTTCCCATTCTATTCTTTTTGGAGATTTCCTTTTCCTCCAAGGGATGAAACACTTCCATGAATCTCAATACCCCCCTGCCATCCCCCGCGCCGTCGTGGAAACGGTCAGCGGAATGGCCGAGCACCAATTGAAAGAGAGCGAGGGACGGATAACGGATTTGGATGCCTACCTCGCCTACGCGGAAGCCAAAACCGGAGGATTGTTCGCCCTCTGCGCCCGCATTCCTTTGCTGTATTATGAAATGAATCATCCCCCTGCGGAAACATTTTCCCACCACTATGGATTGGCCTATCAGATTGCCGACGACCTGAGTGAAAAACACCCCGAAAAGGACGGAGTGAACATCCTCCACTTCCTCCCCCGCGAAAAAGCTGTTTCCCGATTCCACACCCTGCGCACCCAACTGGGAAAAATGGATTTTATTCCTGTTGAGGAATTGACATTCATTCCGTTCATTGAATGA
- a CDS encoding glycosyltransferase codes for MIAELISIYGLLALTHLFVQINLSHAEYLRSLKSTFNPSFTPSVSIVIPTYNEDPQSLSNCVQSCMEQKYNGSIHIVVVNDGSKDPTGFLAVRKKFLWSPRVRFVHNPQNNGKRHAQKQAFDIIHLTSDAEILVTIDSDTQLLPDAVANLVQRFQDPQVGATTGHVKVVKTKKILSRIIDGRYWTAFNQERAAQSLFGTVLCCSGPLAAYRSSIIHDVKEKYISQVFLGEKCTYGDDRHLTNLILNKGYKVHYERRAVAFTHVPQTIQGFLKQQTRWNKSFYRELLWTIKMVIRHPRKLHPYIIYDMIIQLILPLLLVLSLGYTIYRSTLISPYYLLGYLAVLVGIALIRGMYGIYRTRDWGLTIFPVYALVHVFLLIPTRIYALLTMKNTHWGTR; via the coding sequence ATGATCGCAGAACTCATTTCAATCTACGGCCTTCTCGCCCTCACCCACCTCTTCGTTCAGATTAATTTATCCCATGCTGAATACCTGAGATCGTTGAAATCCACTTTCAATCCCTCCTTCACTCCCAGCGTATCCATCGTCATCCCTACCTATAACGAGGACCCCCAATCCCTTTCCAATTGTGTCCAATCATGCATGGAGCAGAAATACAATGGTTCCATCCATATTGTCGTGGTGAACGATGGTTCCAAGGATCCAACCGGTTTTCTAGCAGTTAGGAAAAAATTTCTCTGGAGCCCCCGCGTTCGATTCGTCCATAATCCCCAGAATAATGGAAAGCGTCATGCCCAGAAGCAGGCGTTTGACATCATTCATTTGACTTCCGATGCCGAAATACTGGTTACCATTGATTCGGACACCCAATTACTCCCGGATGCGGTGGCCAACCTGGTTCAACGTTTTCAGGACCCTCAAGTGGGGGCCACCACCGGTCATGTGAAAGTTGTGAAGACCAAGAAGATCCTTTCACGGATTATTGATGGGAGGTATTGGACGGCGTTCAATCAGGAGCGGGCCGCCCAAAGCCTTTTCGGCACCGTGCTCTGCTGCTCCGGTCCCCTGGCGGCGTATCGGAGTTCCATCATCCATGATGTGAAAGAGAAATACATCTCCCAGGTCTTCTTGGGAGAAAAATGCACATATGGGGATGACCGCCATCTGACAAATTTAATTCTGAACAAAGGCTACAAAGTTCATTACGAGCGTCGCGCCGTAGCTTTCACCCATGTCCCTCAAACCATCCAAGGTTTTCTCAAACAGCAGACGCGATGGAATAAGAGTTTTTATCGCGAGCTATTGTGGACCATTAAGATGGTGATTCGACACCCCAGGAAACTCCATCCCTATATCATCTATGACATGATCATCCAGCTCATCCTGCCCTTGCTCCTCGTTTTGTCCTTAGGCTACACAATTTATCGTTCTACCCTGATTAGCCCGTATTATTTGTTAGGATATCTGGCCGTGCTCGTTGGGATTGCCCTCATCCGGGGGATGTATGGGATTTACCGCACCCGGGATTGGGGATTGACTATCTTCCCCGTGTATGCATTAGTCCACGTGTTCCTTCTCATCCCCACCCGTATCTATGCCCTCCTCACCATGAAGAATACCCATTGGGGGACCCGATGA
- a CDS encoding vitamin K epoxide reductase family protein, producing MPPARNKRKPKVSSPGLSSPSSKNASQKAHNTKWMVILVLALIGIGIDSILLYNKLSDTSTACPIGGNCDFVNNSVYSEMFGIPVSVFGILGFAFFFLIAWGGWHKRLAQETALKIIAIAGGLMFLGAMYFVYLMLYVLDAICTWCIFSHTVLLLIVLWAFVHWRRTGGKRA from the coding sequence ATGCCTCCCGCTCGTAATAAGAGGAAACCCAAGGTTTCCTCACCCGGCCTGTCATCTCCTTCTTCCAAAAACGCTTCCCAGAAAGCCCATAATACCAAATGGATGGTCATCCTGGTTCTGGCGCTCATTGGAATTGGCATTGATTCCATCCTCCTCTATAACAAACTCTCGGACACCTCCACGGCCTGCCCTATTGGGGGTAATTGTGATTTTGTGAATAACAGTGTGTACTCCGAGATGTTTGGCATTCCTGTTTCGGTATTCGGAATATTAGGATTCGCCTTCTTTTTCCTCATCGCCTGGGGGGGATGGCATAAGCGATTAGCCCAGGAAACCGCGTTAAAGATTATTGCCATCGCGGGCGGTCTGATGTTCCTGGGAGCGATGTATTTCGTCTATCTCATGCTCTATGTTTTGGACGCCATCTGCACCTGGTGTATATTCTCACATACGGTATTACTTTTAATCGTCCTTTGGGCCTTTGTCCATTGGCGAAGAACGGGAGGAAAACGCGCATGA
- the msrA gene encoding peptide-methionine (S)-S-oxide reductase MsrA, giving the protein MPGKFELATFGAGCFWGVEQSFRRVNGVVDTTVGFMGGTKAHPTYAQVCSGKTGHVEVCHLSFDPKKVSYDALLRVFWDIHDPTQGNRQGPDRGSQYRSVIFYHSQAQLATAEKSIKQEIASKKYPLPITTTIEPASVFYRAEEYHQMYLEKTGQSHCPS; this is encoded by the coding sequence ATCCCAGGTAAGTTCGAATTAGCCACCTTCGGGGCCGGCTGTTTTTGGGGGGTGGAACAATCCTTCCGCCGGGTGAATGGCGTAGTGGATACGACGGTTGGTTTTATGGGGGGAACAAAGGCTCACCCGACGTATGCCCAAGTATGCTCGGGAAAAACCGGGCATGTGGAGGTGTGCCACTTGTCATTCGACCCTAAAAAAGTCTCATATGATGCCCTCTTGCGCGTATTCTGGGACATCCATGATCCCACCCAGGGAAACCGGCAAGGTCCTGACAGGGGGAGCCAATACCGGAGTGTCATTTTCTATCATTCCCAAGCGCAACTGGCGACGGCTGAAAAGTCAATAAAACAGGAAATCGCTTCAAAAAAATACCCCCTTCCCATCACGACGACCATCGAACCGGCTTCAGTCTTCTATCGGGCCGAGGAATATCATCAAATGTATTTGGAAAAAACAGGCCAATCACATTGTCCCAGCTAA
- a CDS encoding 3-oxoacyl-ACP reductase family protein, producing the protein MRLKGKVAIVTGSSRGIGRAIAVAFAKEGAKVVINFSKSSGEAQDVLNEIKTLGAEAISVQCDVSNEKQVEKMVEQAINEFGKIDILVNNAGIVFDVPFFERTVEQWKRTLEVDLIGVFLMSKYVAKFMLKQKSGRIVNISSTCGTKDVPPTSVDYNAAKVGVISFTRSLAQELAPYVNVNAVAPGWVDTDINKDLPKKYIQDEMEKILLKRFADPKEIASVVVFLASDDARYVNGTTIIVDGGYP; encoded by the coding sequence ATGCGTTTGAAAGGCAAGGTAGCTATTGTAACGGGGTCAAGCCGTGGGATTGGCAGAGCTATTGCAGTGGCTTTTGCCAAAGAAGGAGCCAAAGTGGTTATCAATTTTAGTAAGTCTTCAGGCGAAGCGCAGGATGTTTTGAATGAAATCAAGACTCTTGGGGCAGAGGCTATTTCAGTTCAGTGCGATGTTTCTAATGAAAAGCAGGTCGAAAAGATGGTTGAACAAGCAATAAATGAATTTGGAAAAATTGACATCTTAGTTAATAATGCTGGAATCGTGTTTGATGTTCCTTTTTTTGAACGAACAGTTGAACAATGGAAGAGAACATTGGAAGTTGATCTAATTGGGGTTTTCTTGATGTCAAAGTATGTTGCAAAATTCATGTTAAAACAAAAAAGTGGCCGAATTGTAAATATTTCTTCTACATGCGGTACAAAAGACGTTCCTCCGACTTCGGTTGACTATAATGCAGCCAAGGTTGGAGTCATAAGCTTTACGCGCTCCCTCGCACAGGAGCTAGCTCCGTATGTCAATGTTAACGCCGTTGCACCTGGGTGGGTGGATACTGATATTAACAAAGATTTACCTAAAAAATACATCCAAGATGAAATGGAAAAGATTCTTCTCAAGAGATTTGCAGACCCTAAGGAAATTGCAAGTGTAGTAGTTTTTCTCGCATCGGATGACGCAAGGTATGTAAATGGAACAACGATTATAGTGGATGGTGGATATCCATGA
- a CDS encoding UbiA family prenyltransferase — protein sequence MPGAHLTKIISCLDENQKGLLKESPHSVIVADMEGHVVACNAGAGDLFGYTKTEMIGTHVKVFHPPQNYARILPELFRTALQKGIYDQIITLQKKDHQPFLARIIVTRILGTDGKPIALMGVTSPAQKAPSIGFIATWIRALRAPFFTATLIPIFLGTAIAFSATGTFSFWPFFWTVWGMLFIHAGVNLANDYFDHQTGNDELNPHPTPFSGGSRVIQEGLVAPNTIRNVALLCLAVGSLIGLYLNSLVPGNLILVLGVLGVGIGFFYSSPPLAASYKRLGELCVALGFGPLIVLGSYVVQTQSFSIIPLVASIPIALLIVGVLFLNQFPDFEADVKSQKRNLLNTWGKPTGVKLLTYGVAAVFIFTGAGVISGLFPPLAGLTLLALPFAYAMLTTLRTHYDQVLELLPANANMIKLHFTYGLLFTIAFLVG from the coding sequence ATGCCGGGGGCCCACCTCACCAAAATCATCTCCTGCCTGGACGAAAACCAAAAGGGCTTGCTCAAAGAAAGCCCCCACTCGGTGATTGTTGCCGATATGGAAGGGCATGTGGTGGCCTGCAATGCGGGGGCCGGGGACTTATTTGGGTATACGAAAACAGAGATGATTGGCACCCATGTCAAAGTTTTCCATCCCCCCCAAAATTATGCCCGGATCCTCCCTGAATTGTTTCGCACGGCCCTGCAGAAAGGAATTTATGATCAGATTATTACCCTCCAGAAGAAAGACCACCAACCCTTTCTCGCCCGCATCATCGTTACGCGCATCCTCGGAACGGATGGAAAGCCCATTGCCCTCATGGGGGTTACCTCGCCCGCCCAAAAAGCCCCCTCTATTGGTTTTATCGCCACTTGGATTAGGGCCCTCCGCGCGCCTTTCTTCACGGCAACCCTCATCCCTATTTTTTTAGGAACCGCCATTGCCTTCTCCGCTACGGGAACATTTTCATTCTGGCCATTCTTCTGGACGGTATGGGGCATGCTCTTCATCCACGCGGGAGTAAACTTAGCCAATGATTATTTCGACCATCAAACAGGGAATGATGAATTGAATCCGCACCCCACGCCCTTCAGTGGGGGCAGCCGGGTGATTCAGGAAGGATTGGTGGCTCCGAATACGATAAGGAATGTCGCCCTCCTCTGCCTCGCCGTTGGATCCCTCATCGGATTATATCTCAATTCCCTTGTCCCGGGGAACCTCATCCTGGTTTTAGGGGTTTTGGGAGTGGGTATCGGATTCTTCTATAGCAGCCCACCCCTCGCGGCGAGCTACAAACGATTGGGGGAATTATGTGTCGCTTTAGGATTCGGGCCCCTCATTGTATTAGGCAGCTATGTCGTCCAAACACAATCCTTTTCCATTATCCCCTTGGTGGCCTCCATCCCCATCGCTTTGCTCATCGTTGGGGTCCTATTCCTCAACCAGTTCCCCGATTTTGAGGCTGATGTGAAATCACAGAAGCGAAACCTGTTGAACACTTGGGGCAAACCCACGGGGGTCAAACTCCTCACCTATGGAGTGGCGGCTGTTTTCATATTCACGGGAGCAGGGGTCATATCTGGATTATTTCCCCCGCTCGCGGGACTTACATTACTGGCGCTCCCCTTCGCCTACGCCATGCTCACCACGCTCCGCACCCACTATGATCAGGTGCTCGAATTGCTCCCCGCCAACGCCAATATGATCAAATTGCATTTTACCTATGGATTGCTTTTTACTATTGCTTTCCTGGTGGGATGA
- a CDS encoding exosortase/archaeosortase family protein: protein MMQHHSTPQTAALKPNTSTPATSTSSFREQGKNILKWGIVLLVVGGILAYAVLEFPYYYPFPELTSWLAAIILNLIGVFSAPWGNYLVVEGLPPLEVSAECSGVVLMLIFPLTIFLMPVFPLTHRVASLLFVPFLFLGNTLRIVADVLVGLQFSPEALILHHDSVGQVMIFFWAIFMYIAWLIIFGHFPKEHLPKLNVLGIK, encoded by the coding sequence ATGATGCAACATCATTCAACCCCCCAAACGGCGGCGCTCAAGCCAAACACCTCTACGCCGGCCACATCCACATCTTCGTTTAGGGAGCAGGGGAAAAACATCCTCAAATGGGGCATTGTCCTTCTTGTGGTGGGGGGCATCTTAGCCTATGCGGTGCTCGAATTTCCCTATTATTATCCTTTCCCCGAGCTCACGAGTTGGTTGGCCGCCATTATCCTCAACCTTATTGGGGTGTTTTCGGCTCCATGGGGAAATTATTTGGTGGTGGAGGGTCTTCCACCCCTGGAGGTGTCCGCGGAATGCAGTGGCGTGGTGCTCATGCTCATTTTTCCCCTCACCATATTCCTCATGCCGGTTTTTCCATTGACCCACCGAGTGGCGTCGCTCCTCTTTGTCCCCTTTCTCTTCTTAGGCAATACCCTCCGCATTGTGGCTGACGTGTTGGTAGGATTGCAATTCTCTCCGGAGGCCTTGATCTTGCATCATGATTCGGTGGGACAAGTTATGATATTCTTCTGGGCCATCTTCATGTACATCGCCTGGCTCATCATTTTCGGTCATTTCCCCAAGGAACATTTGCCCAAGCTCAATGTCCTTGGAATCAAATAG
- a CDS encoding DNA polymerase domain-containing protein, with translation MHLLDVFIHERTLYIWTQDAEGKNTFYPHAFQPIIFFHPYNETKARWVFNACRVEKTTRNDFVRKTIPVLKITFPSIAHFMENMPALEHRLRGQGIFYHVDLPLPEMFLFEHGLMPLGKVELSTDEKGRLKTIRCAEDEEALDYALPCWKILELEVEMENGCPIAVRANGQTFQKEEAGAFASFFEEENPDLILLHSPPGTLIPLLEWVRHNRPSFTFSRVGKDQFTLREKSYFSYGKTYFRPGILSLKGRHLIADYPHEGEGDEFTLLSYIEGARVCRRTLQALVAHSVGNASNNRLLYEAYRRGYLIPYKVGIYERIKPFSFLLENDRGPFTYEPLIGFHSQVYELDFASMYPSIMAAYNLSPEKFRCACCPLEPILATGYSFCRKKKGIVPRVCAYLIRRRQAYKQRDDSISRAKVAYLKWLLVVIFGYQACTHKKIGTIEIHETINAIARETMVDTIHLAEAHGFRVLHAIVDALYVTKKNAPIQDVHALIVDVNAKTGLTLEYKHTFQRMAFLPSLVNTSFPVPGRFYGLTTSGKIKARGIEARQKSQPAVIKSMQRDVLAAMGRHPRSTPYELFRDLIPILRRHLDMLPYALPEHLAFTLRLGREEYHTNLPQKQVLTQLRAQGIHLKPGQSIHYLIRDAGKKIYIPLSLVKDGVFDQDAYRHRLKKAYLTLFLPIHPTMKDIDNLLEGKRQTRLGEYVEVELGLAQA, from the coding sequence ATGCATCTCCTCGACGTGTTCATCCATGAACGCACGCTGTATATTTGGACGCAGGACGCGGAAGGAAAAAACACGTTTTACCCGCATGCCTTCCAACCCATCATTTTCTTCCACCCTTATAATGAAACGAAAGCGCGCTGGGTGTTCAACGCGTGCCGCGTGGAAAAGACCACGCGCAATGACTTCGTGAGGAAAACCATTCCAGTACTCAAGATCACCTTCCCTTCCATTGCGCATTTCATGGAAAACATGCCCGCCCTGGAGCATCGTCTTCGGGGACAAGGGATTTTCTACCACGTCGATCTCCCCCTCCCCGAAATGTTCCTCTTCGAACATGGGTTGATGCCCCTGGGAAAAGTGGAGCTGAGCACGGATGAAAAAGGAAGATTGAAAACCATCCGGTGTGCCGAAGACGAGGAAGCGTTGGATTACGCATTACCATGTTGGAAAATACTCGAGCTGGAGGTGGAAATGGAAAATGGTTGCCCCATTGCGGTGCGGGCCAATGGGCAGACTTTTCAAAAGGAAGAAGCCGGGGCATTCGCCTCCTTTTTCGAGGAGGAAAACCCGGATCTGATCCTCCTCCATAGCCCTCCTGGTACGCTCATCCCCCTCCTGGAATGGGTGAGGCATAATCGGCCTTCCTTCACGTTCTCCCGCGTGGGGAAGGATCAGTTTACCCTGCGTGAAAAGAGCTACTTCTCCTATGGTAAAACCTATTTCCGACCCGGCATCCTCTCTTTGAAAGGCCGCCACCTCATCGCAGACTACCCCCATGAAGGGGAGGGGGATGAATTCACCCTCCTATCCTACATCGAGGGGGCACGGGTGTGCCGGCGGACTCTGCAAGCGTTGGTCGCCCATTCGGTGGGGAATGCCAGCAACAACCGGCTCCTCTACGAGGCCTACCGGAGGGGGTATCTCATCCCCTACAAAGTAGGGATATACGAGCGCATCAAGCCCTTCTCCTTCCTCCTCGAGAACGACCGGGGGCCGTTTACGTATGAGCCTCTCATTGGGTTCCATTCGCAAGTGTACGAATTGGATTTCGCGTCGATGTACCCTTCCATTATGGCCGCCTATAATCTTTCCCCCGAAAAATTCCGCTGTGCCTGCTGTCCCCTGGAACCCATTCTCGCCACCGGGTATTCGTTTTGCCGAAAGAAGAAAGGGATTGTTCCCCGGGTGTGCGCCTATCTCATCCGGAGGCGCCAGGCCTACAAGCAGCGCGACGACAGTATTAGCCGGGCCAAAGTAGCCTACCTCAAATGGCTGCTCGTGGTCATCTTCGGGTACCAGGCGTGCACGCACAAGAAGATCGGCACGATTGAAATTCATGAAACCATTAACGCCATCGCCCGCGAGACGATGGTGGACACCATTCATTTGGCGGAAGCCCATGGGTTCCGCGTGCTCCACGCCATTGTGGATGCGCTGTATGTAACCAAGAAGAATGCTCCCATCCAGGATGTGCATGCGCTCATCGTGGACGTGAATGCGAAAACCGGCCTGACCCTGGAGTACAAGCACACCTTTCAACGCATGGCATTCCTTCCCTCCCTGGTGAATACATCGTTTCCCGTGCCGGGACGCTTTTACGGACTCACCACTAGTGGAAAAATCAAGGCGCGCGGGATCGAGGCCCGGCAGAAAAGCCAACCCGCGGTGATCAAGAGCATGCAGCGGGACGTGTTGGCGGCCATGGGCCGGCACCCCCGTTCAACTCCTTATGAGCTATTTCGGGACTTGATACCCATTCTCCGCCGGCATCTGGATATGCTCCCCTACGCGTTGCCCGAACACTTAGCCTTTACTCTTCGCTTGGGCCGGGAAGAGTATCACACCAACCTCCCCCAGAAACAGGTCCTAACCCAGCTCCGCGCACAAGGTATTCATCTCAAACCCGGCCAATCCATCCATTATCTCATCCGGGATGCCGGGAAAAAAATCTATATTCCTCTCTCCTTAGTGAAAGACGGGGTATTCGACCAGGACGCCTACCGCCACCGCCTCAAAAAAGCCTATCTCACCCTCTTTTTACCCATCCACCCCACGATGAAAGACATTGATAACCTGCTCGAAGGAAAACGGCAAACGCGGCTGGGGGAATACGTTGAAGTTGAACTAGGGTTGGCGCAAGCATAG
- a CDS encoding NAD(P)-binding domain-containing protein, whose protein sequence is MSMKVGIIGSGSVGRTLAKDFIRLGHQVVLGTRSPEKANAELEKERVSACAASNEEAAKFGEWLVLCTKWDGVENAIELAKKEHFSGKIVIDTTNPLKFEVEGKPPVPGIVYPDSMGKRVQDLLPQSKVVKCFNIVTAAYMLNPALKDGTPTLFICGNDAPTKQQVSEFVKGVGWEVHDLGDITQSYLLENMAILWTHYGFFNNHWNHAFKLLQK, encoded by the coding sequence ATGAGTATGAAGGTAGGCATCATTGGTTCAGGGTCCGTGGGAAGGACCCTCGCTAAGGATTTTATTCGCTTGGGGCACCAAGTCGTGCTGGGAACGCGTTCCCCTGAAAAGGCGAATGCGGAGTTGGAGAAGGAAAGAGTTTCTGCCTGCGCAGCTTCGAATGAGGAGGCGGCTAAATTTGGGGAGTGGCTCGTGCTCTGCACCAAGTGGGATGGGGTGGAAAATGCCATTGAATTGGCCAAAAAGGAGCATTTTTCTGGGAAGATAGTCATCGACACCACCAACCCATTGAAATTCGAGGTTGAAGGAAAGCCTCCGGTGCCCGGAATCGTGTATCCGGATTCCATGGGAAAGCGGGTGCAAGACTTGTTACCCCAATCCAAAGTGGTGAAATGCTTCAACATCGTTACCGCGGCCTACATGCTTAATCCTGCATTAAAGGATGGAACCCCCACCTTATTCATTTGCGGAAACGATGCCCCCACCAAACAGCAAGTGAGTGAATTTGTAAAGGGGGTGGGGTGGGAGGTCCATGATCTGGGAGACATCACTCAAAGTTACCTCCTTGAAAACATGGCTATCCTGTGGACCCACTATGGATTCTTCAATAATCACTGGAACCACGCCTTCAAATTGCTACAGAAGTGA
- a CDS encoding type II toxin-antitoxin system death-on-curing family toxin, which yields MGRFRSDIKLKAEGFNSKGNFEFIFNTVEDFPELAGIFPKSRTEKIFWVATYYLFHFTKGHCFNDGNKRTAFIAVAVFLYKNGFRFDYNEEAEIRKIKILDEAIESGKDTLIAIKLAFGQDTQSAAYKLVAIIFGLSGTVGLKNFDSPLELYPVLKGIIHANNSVKKEKEGI from the coding sequence GTGGGAAGATTTCGTTCCGACATCAAATTGAAAGCAGAGGGATTCAACTCGAAAGGGAATTTTGAATTCATTTTTAACACCGTTGAAGATTTTCCTGAACTTGCAGGGATATTTCCGAAGAGTCGAACCGAAAAAATATTTTGGGTAGCTACTTATTATCTTTTTCATTTTACCAAAGGCCATTGTTTCAATGATGGAAATAAGCGGACTGCCTTCATTGCGGTGGCAGTATTTTTATACAAGAATGGCTTTCGATTTGATTATAATGAAGAAGCTGAAATACGAAAAATAAAAATTTTGGATGAGGCCATTGAAAGTGGAAAGGACACACTGATTGCCATCAAATTGGCCTTTGGTCAAGATACCCAATCCGCCGCTTACAAATTGGTTGCCATTATTTTTGGGTTAAGCGGGACCGTGGGTTTGAAAAATTTTGATTCACCGCTAGAATTATATCCAGTTCTTAAAGGAATTATCCATGCAAACAACAGTGTTAAAAAAGAAAAAGAGGGAATATGA